From one Flavobacterium kingsejongi genomic stretch:
- the folB gene encoding dihydroneopterin aldolase, translating into MGIIKLKNIRTFSYHGCLVEESKIGSDYAVDLEIKTDMRKSMETDELHDTVDYVQLNRIVKEEMAIRSKLLEHVAHRIVQRIFREIPSVSTIILGVSKLNPPIGGDVESVTVQLEEYRS; encoded by the coding sequence ATGGGAATTATTAAGCTAAAAAATATACGTACTTTTTCCTACCACGGATGCCTGGTAGAAGAAAGCAAAATCGGCTCGGATTATGCTGTCGATCTGGAGATCAAAACAGACATGCGCAAATCTATGGAAACAGACGAATTGCATGATACCGTAGACTATGTGCAACTGAACCGAATAGTCAAGGAAGAGATGGCGATCCGTTCCAAATTGCTGGAGCACGTCGCACATCGTATCGTACAACGCATTTTCAGGGAGATTCCCTCCGTTTCGACCATCATCCTCGGGGTTTCGAAACTCAATCCACCTATTGGTGGTGATGTGGAATCCGTTACCGTGCAACTGGAAGAATACCGTTCCTGA
- a CDS encoding type IX secretion system membrane protein PorP/SprF, whose product MKKIYTLCFLGCLWNAKAQELAIPTFTQYLAENRFVIAPSYAGIGDNVQIRLNGLTQWVGIKDAPDNQSLAADMRLGDRSGIGVFLYNDKNGNTRQSGAKFSFAHHLILDKYSDEFLSLGLSYNMNQFRLQIENFNGPDMGVTNDRSAVNHNFDVSALYRFEEFYISLAASNILNKDLNDLAINEPNVLRNYQLYTGYTFKKKYSDLEVEPSMYIQLFESDGRSTTDLNLKLRKRSKNGEDYVWGGVSYRFLNDQLGSPLNIGPMAGLKSGSFYFAYSYQVTTNNLMSHNSGTHMVTLGVDIFQGISNCSCTF is encoded by the coding sequence ATGAAAAAAATTTACACACTGTGTTTTTTAGGTTGCCTTTGGAATGCGAAGGCACAAGAACTGGCGATTCCGACTTTTACACAATACCTGGCGGAAAATCGTTTTGTGATTGCGCCCTCGTATGCGGGAATTGGGGATAACGTGCAAATCCGGCTCAATGGGCTTACGCAATGGGTGGGGATCAAAGATGCTCCGGATAACCAGTCGCTGGCTGCCGATATGCGGCTTGGCGATCGCTCCGGGATCGGCGTTTTCCTGTACAATGACAAGAATGGGAATACACGCCAGTCGGGAGCCAAATTTTCGTTTGCACACCACCTGATCCTGGACAAGTACAGTGACGAATTCCTGTCTTTGGGATTGTCCTACAACATGAACCAGTTCCGCCTGCAAATTGAGAACTTCAATGGTCCCGATATGGGTGTGACCAATGATCGGTCTGCGGTGAATCATAATTTTGATGTTTCGGCCCTGTACCGTTTCGAAGAGTTTTATATCAGCCTTGCGGCGAGCAATATCCTGAACAAAGACCTGAACGACCTGGCAATCAATGAGCCTAATGTATTACGCAATTACCAACTGTATACCGGATACACCTTCAAGAAAAAATATTCCGACCTCGAAGTAGAGCCGTCGATGTATATTCAGCTTTTTGAAAGTGACGGCCGGTCCACAACCGATTTGAACCTGAAGTTGCGCAAGAGAAGCAAGAATGGCGAAGATTATGTATGGGGTGGTGTTTCCTATCGTTTCCTGAATGACCAACTTGGAAGCCCCCTGAATATCGGGCCAATGGCAGGACTGAAATCCGGTAGTTTTTACTTTGCCTATTCCTATCAGGTAACGACAAACAACCTGATGTCCCACAACTCCGGAACCCATATGGTGACGTTGGGTGTGGATATTTTCCAGGGCATTAGTAATTGTTCTTGTACCTTTTAA